From a single Aricia agestis chromosome 17, ilAriAges1.1, whole genome shotgun sequence genomic region:
- the LOC121735456 gene encoding uncharacterized protein LOC121735456 produces MDLDTDPPDPGGGNRKRPNNDVSEPVAKKISSNAHSVPSIQLHYVNPEFADKKLYGSDDAAPYIVQVSKPETDSILSPILFGQFLFKNNVHSVKMDGIKRIGRNRISIEFKTPQDANSFIDLPAVVSAGYTVVIPSYSVSRMGIIRNVPVDWSMEELVENLQVPVGYGKVVKARRMSRRTSNEQNSSIWLPTQSVVITVTGQKLPTHVYCFYNSLPVEIYKLPTIQCNNCCRFGHVKAQCRSLPRCYKCSQKHEGSTCNASTFTCLHCGGPHAANDVSCPEYCRQKEIKLVMSQENIPYMEASARFPHVKRSFADLARTSPSAFASISRQTDRLTKSPTTTSYRKTVYVPRRPIPPRSPGYDHQAHRNLIEEPISQAPNGCAYPLPSEISSISPNDNLLDNLTLFMIDLISRFSDSLPNKTLANLTQLANLLPKDGLHCDTVERPQHKE; encoded by the coding sequence ATGGATCTGGACACAGATCCTCCTGACCCTGGTGGAGGTAACAGAAAAAGACCCAATAATGATGTTTCTGAGCCAGTGGCAAAAAAAATTAGTAGTAATGCACATTCAGTACCCTCTATTCAGCTTCACTATGTGAACCCTGAGTTTgctgataaaaaattatatggtTCCGATGATGCTGCGCCGTACATTGTGCAAGTGTCAAAGCCAGAGACTGATTCCATCCTAAGTCCAATACTATTTGGCCAATTTTTGTTCAAAAACAATGTTCATAGCGTTAAAATGGACGGTATTAAGAGGATTGGACGTAATCGTATCTCCATCGAATTTAAAACCCCACAGGATGCTAACTCTTTTATCGATTTGCCTGCAGTAGTAAGTGCTGGATATACTGTAGTGATACCCTCATACAGTGTATCCCGTATGGGCATTATTCGCAATGTCCCTGTAGATTGGTCGATGGAAGAGCTTGTAGAAAACCTGCAAGTTCCAGTTGGATATGGTAAGGTAGTGAAAGCGCGTAGAATGAGTCGCAGAACCTCGAATGAGCAAAATTCCTCCATTTGGTTACCTACCCAATCAGTGGTCATAACTGTTACTGGTCAGAAATTACCTACCCacgtttattgtttttataattcCCTACCTgtagaaatatataaattacctACAATCCAATGTAATAACTGTTGTCGCTTTGGCCATGTCAAAGCACAGTGTAGGTCCTTACCTCGTTGTTACAAATGCTCGCAAAAGCACGAGGGATCCACTTGTAATGCTTCAACTTTTACTTGTCTGCACTGTGGTGGCCCACATGCAGCCAATGATGTCTCTTGTCCAGAGTATTGTAGACAAAAAGAGATTAAATTGGTAATGAGCCAGGAAAATATCCCGTACATGGAGGCATCAGCTAGATTCCCCCATGTAAAGAGGTCCTTTGCTGATTTGGCCAGAACTTCTCCCTCTGCTTTTGCAAGTATTtccagacagactgacagactgacTAAATCCCCAACAACCACATCCTATAGAAAAACTGTTTATGTTCCCCGTCGCCCCATTCCCCCTAGGTCCCCTGGTTATGACCACCAGGCTCATAGAAACCTAATTGAAGAACCCATTTCCCAGGCTCCCAATGGTTGTGCATACCCTCTTCCTTCTGAAATTTCCTCCATTTCCCCGAATGATAACCTACTCGACAACTTGACCCTGTTCATGATTGACCTCATTTCGAGATTCAGTGACTCATTGCCAAATAAAACTTTGGCTAACCTGACCCAGCTAGCGAATTTGTTACCTAAAGATGGCTTACACTGTGATACAGTGGAACGGCCGCAGCATAAGGAATAA